From the genome of Candidatus Saccharibacteria bacterium:
GGTTTACCAGCAGCAATCAAAAACCTGACGCCAGATGAGTTGACAATAAATTCAATACTATTACCATCCTGATTAAACAGTGCAACAGAACCAGACTTAACTATCTGATTGTCAACCATCAGACTGTTGTCAAATACGTATATAAAGACATTATAATCAACAGGCAAAGGTAGCTCCAATCTATCTGCCCGATCAATTTTAATATCCATATAGATGGGATCGGCATAAATATCTCCCAGAGTTGCTTTGGTAGCACCAAATTCTCCAGCAATAATCTTAATTCTTCCCGATTTACCTAGTGCTACCTCTGGAATCTCCTTACTGAGAATTCCTCGATACCTTGGATCTGACATCTTATGTTTGCTAGGCAAGTTTACCCATAGCTGGAATCCTTTAAGTCCCTTGCTACCCTTGGGCATTTCTTGATGCATAATTCCCGATCCTGCTGTCATCCACTGAATATCACCGGACTGGATCGACCCTCTATTACCAATACTATCTTGATGCCAAACCTCACCCTCTATGACATAGGTAACCGTTTCTATTCCTCGATGTGGATGCATTGGAAACCCTGGCAAATAATCAGCAGGATTTTCTGAGCTAAAATCATCAAAAAGTAAAAAGGGATCAAATTTTGGAATATCTGGATTACCAAAGCCTCTATGCAAATGAACTCCAGCACCCTCTATGGCAGCCTTGGCTGAAAATATCTCATTGATAGTCCTGGATTTCTGCATATCCTAGATCATATACTATGGCCGCCAAAAACAAAACCTTACCTTTGACTATATCTTACGATATATAACTATCACTACTACTTCTCATCATGCTTATAGATACGATTTATCACAATAACAATAACTCTAGATTCATAATCTATCACCCCCAAGCGAACAGGTTTTGATTTGGGTGGCTACAGGAGGAGAGTAGCAGAGATTTATCGTTCGTCGCATTGGGGGTGGTGCTTGACGCCCATTTGAATTCATCACAATAGAATATTATAATAAACTTGTTTTTGAATAATTCACCCCAAGTAATGCTATGCAGATCAAGCCCCTAATCAATCAATACAAAATCAATCTTTCTACCAGCTTCTTACAGCTGATCACCCTACTGGTCGGTATTGTTACTATAATTATTCTGATCTGGGAACCTCAAGTCGAAGGGGTCAATCAGACCGCCACCAATTTTGAGATCTATCTTCAGGACCCTTTCTTAGCCTTAGTTTATCTAGGATCTATCCCCTTTTTTGTCAGCATCTATCAAGCTTATCGCCTTCTTGATTATGTCAAGCAGGGAAGGGTACTGTCGACCAAATCACTTGATGTTCTTAGAATCATCAAGCGTTGTTTTCAAATCATAATTGGTACTATAATCTTACTTGAAATGATCATCCTGATCAGCCCCAGCGATGATCATACTGGTGGCGTGATGATCGGAATCATGATTTCGATTGTTTCACTAATAATCATAAGTCTAGCTATAATCTTATCATCAATAATCCAACACATTACTAGCCAAAATTAATCAGATTAGCTAAAATAATGATTATGTTAAAAAATTGCATCAAGTGTGTCATCATCCTCTTGCTACTTACAGTGCCAACATTTAAGATACCTAGAGCTAATGCTGCGACCCTAGATGTCTGTCTGGCTGGCTGTAGCTACAACAATATCCAGACTGCTATCAATGCTGCCACTGCTGGAGATACTATCTCAATCGGCCCAGGTACCTATAGTGTCTTGCAGATCATCGTCAACAAGCCTCTGACTATCATTGGCTCAGGTCAGGGTCAGACTATCATTGATGGTGGCCTGGCCAATGGTTCCTATGGTGCTGATGGAATGATTCGAATTACTACTCACAGAAACGGAGAAATCAATTTGTCAGGTATGACTATTCAAAATGCAAGTCGCAAAAATACTACCGGCTTAAGATTTCCGATTAGGGTAGTCTCTGGAGCTACCGTGACAAACCCCAATACCTATTCAGTCAATTTATCCAATCTTGAAATCCTTGGCACTGCCGAAGTAGACAGTGCAACTGATTATGGTATCTATATTTCTGGACTGGCTAATTCTTTACCCGAACCAACAATCAGCCTAGATGATCTTAATATCTCAGGCACCAGGGGTAATGGC
Proteins encoded in this window:
- a CDS encoding pirin family protein, with protein sequence MQKSRTINEIFSAKAAIEGAGVHLHRGFGNPDIPKFDPFLLFDDFSSENPADYLPGFPMHPHRGIETVTYVIEGEVWHQDSIGNRGSIQSGDIQWMTAGSGIMHQEMPKGSKGLKGFQLWVNLPSKHKMSDPRYRGILSKEIPEVALGKSGRIKIIAGEFGATKATLGDIYADPIYMDIKIDRADRLELPLPVDYNVFIYVFDNSLMVDNQIVKSGSVALFNQDGNSIEFIVNSSGVRFLIAAGKPIGEPIAWYGPIVMNTEDELYTAVTDLKTGRFVRV
- a CDS encoding DUF2975 domain-containing protein, producing the protein MQIKPLINQYKINLSTSFLQLITLLVGIVTIIILIWEPQVEGVNQTATNFEIYLQDPFLALVYLGSIPFFVSIYQAYRLLDYVKQGRVLSTKSLDVLRIIKRCFQIIIGTIILLEMIILISPSDDHTGGVMIGIMISIVSLIIISLAIILSSIIQHITSQN